In a single window of the Cupriavidus sp. P-10 genome:
- the uraH gene encoding hydroxyisourate hydrolase, whose translation MGRLTTHVLDTAAGTPGQGMSITLHKIVDNRRETLKTVVTNHDGRCDQPLLEGADLVAGVYELEFAAGDYFRTQGTKLPEPAFLDVVPLRFGIADVNAHYHVPLLVSPWSYSTYRGS comes from the coding sequence ATGGGACGCTTGACCACCCATGTTCTTGACACCGCTGCCGGCACGCCCGGACAAGGGATGTCGATTACTCTCCATAAAATTGTCGACAATCGCCGCGAAACCCTGAAGACCGTGGTCACCAACCACGACGGCCGCTGCGACCAGCCGCTGCTGGAAGGCGCCGACCTGGTCGCCGGCGTGTACGAGCTGGAATTTGCCGCGGGAGACTATTTCCGCACACAGGGCACGAAGCTGCCCGAGCCGGCTTTCCTGGACGTGGTGCCGCTGCGCTTCGGCATTGCCGACGTCAACGCGCACTACCACGTGCCGCTCCTGGTTTCGCCCTGGTCGTACTCGACCTACCGTGGCAGCTGA
- a CDS encoding TMEM165/GDT1 family protein codes for MEAFLVSTGIVALAEMGDKTQLLSLVLAARYRKPLPIILGILIATLVNHGFAGALGGWITHVVGESLLRWILGLGFIAMGAWMLIPDKLDEAEQAKPVKGALGILATTIVAFFFAEMGDKTQIATVALAARFSDAVVAVVAGTTFGMMIANAPAVLLGDKFANKMPIALVHKIAAAIFVVLGVLALLNIGG; via the coding sequence ATGGAAGCCTTCCTCGTCTCCACAGGCATCGTCGCGCTCGCTGAAATGGGCGACAAGACGCAACTGCTGTCGCTGGTGCTGGCCGCGCGCTATCGCAAGCCCCTTCCCATCATCCTTGGCATCCTGATCGCCACGCTCGTCAACCACGGCTTTGCCGGCGCGCTCGGCGGCTGGATCACGCATGTGGTCGGCGAAAGCCTGCTGCGCTGGATCCTGGGCCTGGGCTTTATCGCAATGGGTGCATGGATGCTGATTCCCGACAAGCTCGACGAGGCCGAACAGGCCAAGCCGGTCAAGGGAGCGCTAGGCATCCTGGCCACCACCATCGTTGCCTTCTTCTTCGCCGAGATGGGCGACAAGACGCAGATCGCCACGGTGGCGCTGGCAGCGCGCTTCAGCGATGCGGTGGTCGCGGTGGTGGCCGGCACGACCTTCGGCATGATGATCGCCAATGCGCCGGCCGTGCTGCTGGGCGACAAGTTTGCCAACAAGATGCCGATCGCGCTGGTGCACAAGATCGCCGCGGCGATCTTCGTGGTGCTTGGCGTGCTGGCACTGCTGAATATCGGCGGCTGA
- a CDS encoding fatty acid desaturase — translation MTAIPSAPSAPAAHPEHAPHARQSAKPGRLPLPEPIAPDAHFPSRKIIRGWLIPLGARSTPRALALFAFDYLLFAAVLAGVVLAPHWAAKLALGVLAGLVIARLFIIGHDACHQSLTPRRGLNKWLGRLTFLPSLTPYSLWEVGHNVVHHGYTNLKGFDFVWAPYSLEEFNALPRWRRAMERIYRTGFGPGLYYLVEIWWSKLFFPSKRQMATRRPVFVRDCLLVAAFGVAWIGGLVAVALATGQSAWMLVGAGFVLPFLVWNVTVGFVLYVHHTHASVAWYDTKTMWAKAQPFVSTTVHLRFRHGIGSALHHIMEHTAHHVDMSVPLYRLKRAQALLEHALPGRIIVENFSWRWYFDTARRCKLYDFKALCWTDFRGRQTSDNAPVPA, via the coding sequence ATGACCGCAATCCCATCAGCGCCCTCAGCGCCCGCAGCGCATCCCGAGCATGCCCCGCATGCCCGGCAGTCCGCCAAGCCGGGCCGGCTGCCGTTGCCAGAGCCGATCGCCCCGGATGCGCATTTTCCGTCGCGCAAGATCATCCGCGGCTGGCTGATCCCGTTGGGCGCGCGCAGCACGCCGCGCGCGCTGGCGCTGTTCGCCTTCGACTACCTGCTGTTCGCCGCCGTGCTGGCCGGCGTGGTGCTGGCCCCGCACTGGGCCGCCAAGCTGGCGTTGGGCGTGCTGGCCGGGCTGGTGATCGCGCGCCTGTTCATCATCGGCCACGATGCCTGCCACCAGAGCCTGACGCCGCGCCGCGGCCTGAACAAATGGCTGGGCCGGCTGACCTTCCTGCCGTCACTGACGCCCTACAGCCTGTGGGAAGTCGGCCATAACGTGGTCCACCACGGCTACACCAACCTGAAGGGCTTCGACTTCGTCTGGGCGCCCTATTCGCTGGAAGAATTCAACGCGCTGCCGCGCTGGCGCCGTGCGATGGAGCGCATCTACCGCACTGGCTTCGGCCCGGGCCTGTACTACCTGGTCGAGATCTGGTGGAGCAAGCTGTTTTTCCCCAGCAAGCGGCAAATGGCAACGCGCCGCCCGGTCTTCGTTCGCGATTGCCTGCTGGTGGCGGCCTTCGGCGTGGCCTGGATCGGCGGGCTGGTGGCAGTGGCCCTTGCTACGGGCCAGTCGGCCTGGATGCTGGTCGGCGCCGGCTTCGTGCTGCCCTTCCTGGTGTGGAATGTGACCGTGGGCTTTGTGCTGTACGTGCACCATACCCATGCCAGCGTGGCGTGGTACGACACCAAGACCATGTGGGCCAAGGCGCAGCCGTTCGTCTCGACCACCGTGCACCTGCGCTTCCGCCATGGCATTGGCTCCGCGCTGCACCACATCATGGAGCACACCGCGCACCACGTTGACATGAGCGTGCCGCTGTACCGCCTCAAGCGCGCCCAGGCGCTGCTGGAGCATGCACTGCCGGGCCGCATCATCGTCGAGAACTTCTCCTGGCGCTGGTATTTCGACACCGCGCGCCGCTGCAAGCTGTACGACTTCAAGGCACTGTGCTGGACCGACTTCCGCGGCCGCCAGACCAGCGACAACGCGCCGGTACCGGCCTGA
- a CDS encoding nucleobase:cation symporter-2 family protein, translated as MNSASTTVPTDLTNERLPSGRLLALGLQHVLVMYAGTVAVPLIVGGALKLPKDQLAFLINADLFAAGLATLIQAIGFWKFGIRLPVMMGVTFASVAPMIAIGTDPNVGLLGIYGAVIASGIFGILISPMMGRMLGLFPPVVTGTVITLIGVSLMRVGINWAAGGQPTTRAVIDGVAKEVPNLAYGDLTNLGIAGLTLLTILLLTKYGRGLVANCAVLLGIIIGTLAAMAMGKVSFEGLDEASFVAVITPLHFGMPTFEVTAILSMCIVMLITLVESTGMFLALSDITGKKLSNDDLTRGLRADGLGTVIGGIFNTFPYTSFSQNVGLVTVTGVRSRYVAAAGGLILIAFGLFPKMAHVVASVPQFVLGGAGIVMFGMVAATGIRILGSCDFNRNRHNLFIVAISIGFGMIPTLAPTFFQYLPKWTDPFTHSGIVLGTIVAVALNLFYNGIQSREEAMRNAAANSHGTE; from the coding sequence ATGAATTCCGCAAGCACCACGGTCCCCACGGACCTCACCAACGAGCGTTTGCCTTCAGGGCGCCTGCTCGCGCTTGGTTTGCAGCACGTTCTGGTGATGTATGCCGGCACGGTAGCCGTTCCCCTGATCGTTGGCGGTGCGCTGAAGCTGCCCAAGGACCAGCTGGCTTTCCTCATCAACGCCGATCTCTTCGCCGCGGGCCTGGCCACGCTGATCCAGGCGATCGGGTTCTGGAAGTTCGGCATCCGCCTGCCGGTGATGATGGGCGTAACCTTTGCCTCGGTGGCGCCGATGATCGCCATCGGCACCGATCCCAACGTCGGCCTGCTCGGCATCTACGGCGCGGTGATCGCGTCAGGGATCTTCGGCATCCTGATTTCGCCGATGATGGGGCGCATGCTTGGATTGTTCCCGCCGGTGGTGACCGGCACGGTGATCACGCTGATCGGCGTGTCGCTGATGCGCGTGGGCATCAACTGGGCGGCCGGCGGCCAGCCCACCACGCGCGCGGTGATCGACGGCGTGGCCAAGGAAGTGCCCAATCTCGCCTACGGTGACCTGACCAACCTCGGCATTGCGGGGCTGACGCTGCTGACCATCCTGCTGCTGACCAAATACGGTCGCGGCCTGGTGGCCAATTGCGCGGTGCTGCTGGGCATCATCATCGGCACGCTGGCGGCGATGGCCATGGGCAAGGTCTCGTTCGAAGGCCTGGACGAAGCCAGCTTCGTCGCCGTCATCACGCCGCTGCACTTCGGCATGCCGACTTTCGAGGTGACCGCGATCCTGTCGATGTGCATCGTCATGCTGATCACGCTGGTGGAATCGACCGGCATGTTCCTGGCGCTGTCGGACATCACCGGCAAGAAGCTGAGCAACGACGACCTGACCCGCGGCCTGCGCGCCGATGGCCTGGGCACCGTGATCGGCGGCATCTTCAACACCTTCCCGTACACCTCTTTCTCGCAGAACGTGGGCCTGGTCACCGTGACCGGCGTGCGCTCGCGCTACGTGGCTGCAGCGGGTGGCCTGATCCTGATCGCGTTCGGCTTGTTCCCCAAGATGGCCCACGTGGTCGCCTCGGTGCCGCAGTTCGTGCTGGGCGGCGCCGGCATCGTGATGTTCGGCATGGTGGCCGCCACCGGCATCCGCATCCTGGGCTCGTGCGATTTCAACCGCAACCGCCACAACCTGTTCATCGTCGCCATCTCGATCGGCTTCGGCATGATCCCGACGCTGGCACCGACGTTCTTCCAGTACCTGCCCAAGTGGACCGACCCCTTCACCCATAGCGGCATCGTGCTCGGCACGATCGTGGCCGTGGCGCTGAACCTGTTCTACAACGGCATCCAGTCGCGCGAGGAAGCAATGCGCAACGCTGCCGCCAACTCGCACGGCACCGAGTAA
- the guaD gene encoding guanine deaminase, whose amino-acid sequence MTTTPTTESTTRAIRGRVLHFLRDPQFHEDAYQYWDDGVLIVTDGRIAAAGEYAKLVERIPAGAEIVDHRGKLIVPGFIDTHVHYPQTDMIASPSPGLLHWLDTYTFPEERRFADPEYARGVAGFFTEELLRNGTTSAVVWSTVHKASADALFAESEARNLRMVTGKVMMDRNCPEFLRDTAETGAKDSADLLSRWHNKGRLSYAITPRFAPTSTEAQLAACGELARAYPDAFIQTHVAENRDEVKWVAELFPDSRSYLDVYDRYGLLRPGAMYGHAIYLDQDDRRRLADSGAAVAHCPTSNLFLGSGFYDFHQSDANRLNVTLATDVGGGTSFSMFRTMNAAHKVARMGGYYLTALRMFYLATRAAAEALGWTARVGSFSEGCEADFVVLDPKATPLIARRSNRSETLEEELFAFAMLGDDRVIDSVYIMGEPARAAA is encoded by the coding sequence ATGACGACCACCCCCACGACTGAATCCACCACCCGTGCCATCCGCGGCCGCGTGCTGCATTTCCTGCGCGACCCGCAGTTCCATGAGGATGCGTACCAGTATTGGGACGATGGGGTGCTGATCGTCACCGACGGCCGCATCGCCGCGGCCGGCGAGTATGCGAAGCTCGTTGAACGCATCCCGGCCGGCGCCGAGATCGTCGACCACCGCGGCAAGCTGATCGTGCCTGGCTTTATCGACACCCACGTGCACTACCCGCAGACCGACATGATCGCGTCGCCGTCGCCGGGCCTGCTGCACTGGCTCGACACCTACACCTTCCCGGAAGAGCGCCGCTTCGCCGATCCCGAATACGCGCGCGGCGTGGCCGGCTTCTTTACCGAAGAACTGCTGCGCAACGGCACCACAAGCGCGGTGGTCTGGAGCACGGTGCACAAGGCTTCGGCCGACGCGCTCTTTGCCGAAAGCGAGGCGCGCAACCTGCGCATGGTCACCGGCAAGGTGATGATGGACCGCAACTGCCCCGAATTCCTGCGCGATACCGCCGAAACCGGCGCGAAGGACTCGGCCGACCTGCTGTCGCGCTGGCATAACAAGGGCCGCCTGTCGTACGCCATCACGCCGCGTTTCGCGCCGACCTCGACTGAAGCGCAGCTGGCCGCCTGCGGCGAACTGGCGCGCGCCTATCCCGACGCCTTTATCCAGACCCACGTGGCCGAGAACCGCGACGAAGTGAAATGGGTCGCCGAGCTGTTCCCGGATTCCCGCAGCTACCTGGACGTCTACGACCGCTACGGCCTGCTGCGCCCCGGCGCGATGTACGGCCACGCCATCTACCTGGACCAGGACGACCGCCGCCGGCTGGCCGACAGCGGCGCCGCGGTGGCGCACTGCCCCACCTCCAACCTGTTCCTGGGCAGCGGCTTCTATGACTTCCACCAGTCCGACGCCAACCGCCTGAACGTGACGCTGGCGACCGACGTCGGCGGCGGCACCTCGTTCTCGATGTTCCGCACCATGAACGCCGCGCACAAGGTCGCACGCATGGGCGGCTACTACCTGACCGCGCTGCGCATGTTCTACCTGGCCACGCGCGCCGCCGCCGAGGCGCTGGGCTGGACCGCCCGCGTCGGCAGCTTCAGCGAAGGCTGCGAGGCTGACTTCGTCGTGCTCGATCCCAAGGCCACGCCGCTGATCGCCCGCCGCAGCAACCGCTCCGAGACGCTGGAAGAAGAGCTGTTCGCCTTTGCCATGCTGGGCGACGACCGCGTGATCGACAGCGTCTACATCATGGGTGAGCCGGCGCGCGCCGCTGCCTGA
- a CDS encoding urate hydroxylase PuuD → MEGYILDWANMLLRWVHVITAIAWIGSSFYFVWLDNSLTKPTAPDLKEKGVDGELWAVHGGGFYNPQKYLTAPKSLPENLHWFYWESYSTWMSGFALLVVLYLFNASTFLIDKNVFDMSPGAAVGFAVSYLLIGWIVYDSICRLFNKNDRLVGILVALYIAAAAFVACHVFSGRAAFLLTGAMVATIMSANVLAWIIPGQRKVVAALKAGQPVDPIHGKRGKQRSVHNTYFTLPVLFAMLSNHYSMTYASKYNWVVLILIMLSGVLIRQFFILKHKGKINVLWPAAGVAALGVVAVMIAPQPRPAVAKGGEAAAATVSFAKVQEVMNARCVQCHAEQPKMMPTAAKGIKLETPEDIKAHAQLIYQQAVQQKAMPLGNVTQITDDERALLGQWFEGGAKTTN, encoded by the coding sequence ATGGAAGGCTATATCCTCGACTGGGCCAATATGCTGCTGCGGTGGGTGCACGTCATCACCGCCATCGCATGGATCGGCTCTTCGTTCTATTTCGTGTGGCTGGACAACAGCCTGACCAAGCCCACCGCACCTGACCTGAAGGAGAAGGGCGTCGACGGCGAGTTGTGGGCCGTGCACGGCGGTGGCTTCTACAACCCGCAGAAGTACCTGACCGCACCCAAGTCGTTGCCGGAGAACCTGCACTGGTTCTACTGGGAGTCGTATTCGACCTGGATGAGCGGTTTCGCGCTGCTGGTGGTGCTGTACCTGTTCAACGCAAGCACGTTCCTGATCGACAAGAATGTGTTCGATATGTCGCCTGGCGCGGCGGTCGGCTTTGCGGTGTCGTACCTGCTGATCGGCTGGATCGTCTATGACAGCATCTGCCGCCTGTTCAACAAGAATGACCGCCTGGTCGGCATCCTGGTGGCGCTCTATATCGCCGCCGCAGCCTTCGTGGCGTGCCATGTCTTCTCCGGCCGCGCGGCGTTCCTGCTGACCGGCGCGATGGTGGCCACGATCATGAGCGCCAACGTGCTGGCGTGGATCATCCCGGGCCAGCGCAAGGTGGTGGCGGCACTGAAGGCCGGCCAGCCGGTGGACCCGATCCACGGCAAGCGCGGCAAGCAGCGTAGCGTGCACAACACCTACTTCACGCTGCCGGTGCTGTTCGCGATGCTGTCGAACCACTACAGCATGACGTACGCGTCCAAGTACAACTGGGTGGTGCTGATCCTGATCATGCTGTCGGGCGTGCTGATCCGCCAGTTCTTCATCCTGAAGCACAAGGGCAAGATCAACGTGCTGTGGCCCGCCGCCGGTGTTGCAGCGCTGGGCGTGGTGGCAGTGATGATCGCGCCGCAGCCGCGCCCGGCCGTGGCCAAGGGTGGCGAGGCAGCCGCTGCGACCGTCAGCTTTGCCAAGGTCCAGGAAGTGATGAACGCACGCTGCGTGCAGTGCCACGCCGAGCAGCCGAAGATGATGCCGACCGCGGCCAAGGGGATCAAGCTGGAGACGCCGGAAGACATCAAGGCCCACGCCCAGCTGATCTACCAGCAGGCCGTGCAGCAGAAGGCGATGCCGCTGGGCAACGTGACGCAGATTACCGACGACGAACGCGCGCTGCTGGGGCAGTGGTTCGAAGGCGGTGCCAAGACCACCAACTGA
- a CDS encoding GntR family transcriptional regulator — MSKSLKLIAGVTGVSDAEPTGSLPARPEKPARKGSVEERMYHEIYDAIMEHRLPPRTKLTEHSLCEIYATARHTVRKVLSHLAADGMVDLEPNRGAFIASPSTDEAHDMFELRQMLERAVLEKLAGMPDVKTVIAPLRKMVTSERQAFLTHDRPKWIRLSAEFHTALAELSGNALLVNMMRRLVSRTTLMIASVEAPGNNACSFDEHEEILDALEQGDAALAQSRMAHHLGACADRVQPDEPGNFDLRSVLGRST; from the coding sequence ATGTCCAAGAGCCTGAAGCTGATTGCCGGTGTCACCGGCGTTTCCGATGCCGAGCCGACCGGGTCCCTGCCCGCCAGGCCGGAAAAGCCCGCACGCAAGGGCTCGGTCGAAGAGCGCATGTACCACGAGATCTACGACGCGATCATGGAGCACCGGCTGCCGCCGCGCACCAAGCTCACCGAGCATTCGCTTTGCGAGATCTATGCCACCGCGCGTCACACGGTGCGCAAGGTGCTGTCGCACCTGGCCGCCGACGGCATGGTCGACCTCGAACCCAACCGCGGTGCCTTTATCGCCAGCCCCTCCACCGACGAAGCGCACGACATGTTCGAGCTGCGCCAGATGCTGGAGCGCGCGGTGCTGGAAAAGCTCGCCGGCATGCCGGACGTGAAGACCGTGATCGCGCCGCTGCGCAAGATGGTCACCAGCGAGCGCCAGGCCTTCCTGACGCACGACCGCCCCAAATGGATCCGCCTGTCCGCCGAATTCCACACGGCACTGGCGGAGCTGTCGGGCAACGCCCTGCTGGTCAACATGATGCGCCGGCTGGTGTCGCGCACCACGCTGATGATCGCCAGCGTGGAAGCCCCGGGCAACAACGCCTGCTCGTTCGACGAACACGAGGAAATCCTCGACGCCCTGGAACAGGGCGATGCCGCGCTGGCCCAGTCGCGCATGGCGCACCACCTCGGCGCCTGCGCCGACCGCGTGCAGCCGGACGAGCCGGGCAACTTCGATCTTCGCAGCGTACTAGGCCGCTCCACCTAG
- a CDS encoding HD domain-containing phosphohydrolase: MQARKSFPLHVHLWLLFGSLVLAVGALTCGINFFMTKTALESAASDAIHRISRETLDEVNELIVPAQMAIKLVSHSSLAEASTVDARLARLALLRDALDTSPVLQSLFLGYADGSFFYIRALRGDADRALFKAPGQAAYVLRSVERGGNAQSRGRLDFLDAGLGILRSVDDHDFASKFDPRRRPWYQDAMSSGGLVRTEPYLFFSDNDSGATVAIPTPRRDAVVGGDFRLDSLGSMLARKTTMPRSLLALLDSSGRIVAIDRKFPDSASAPDTIRTELLVMPGDFGIPILTRLAARIGARGAPSGRQELMHAGDEAWYTTIDLLTPTGGKPLYLLAAIPQEELLKTARQRAWLGMGATVAVVLLSLPLIWLVARYLSRPLHDLAGSVEALRRFDFRQPIAVRSRISEVNALAGATEDMRQTVQRFVVIVQAVSAESRLEQLLPVLLRKMLDAAGGSAGALYLADGEALSVAAAFDRDGASVSQAMPPSPIRQSLPLVRAAAAVLAPQTGPLTPDDIRAAKLELLASDAPCYAAAIPLATRQQELQGLLLVLRDTPIDPARLAFVGTLASLCAGALEVRALTQAQRNLFDAFIRMMAGAIDAKSPHTGGHCERVPELARLLARAACDATDGPYRTFQMTDAQWEALHVAAWLHDCGKVTTPEYIIDKATKLETLCDRIHEVRMRFEVLKRDAEIACLRAIAAGEDASAARQRCDAELMALDDDFAFVAACNQGGEFMDAPQQERLMRIAERTWLRTLDDRLGISQEELARKAHRPAAPLPAVEPLLADKPEHAIARGTRDIFPADNPWGFRLNTPTHLYDRGELHNLLVSRGTLSEEERFKIEEHIVQTQVMLSRLPFPRHLRQVPEIAGSHHEKMDGTGYPRKLHGSAMSPLARMMAIADIFEALTAADRPYKKAKSLSESVRIMATAAAQQHIDPQLFELFLTSGVYLRYAERFMRPDQIDAVDIAQYVGDGARHGKAVA; the protein is encoded by the coding sequence ATGCAAGCGCGCAAGAGTTTCCCGCTTCACGTCCACCTGTGGCTGCTGTTCGGGTCGCTGGTCCTGGCAGTTGGTGCGCTGACTTGCGGCATCAACTTCTTCATGACCAAGACGGCACTGGAGTCCGCTGCCTCCGACGCCATCCACCGCATCAGCCGGGAAACGCTCGACGAAGTGAACGAGCTGATCGTGCCGGCGCAGATGGCCATCAAGCTGGTCAGCCACAGTTCGCTGGCCGAGGCCTCCACGGTCGACGCGCGGCTGGCGCGGCTGGCCTTGCTGCGTGACGCGCTGGACACCTCGCCGGTGCTGCAGTCGCTTTTTCTCGGCTATGCCGACGGCAGCTTTTTCTATATCCGGGCACTGCGCGGCGACGCCGACCGGGCGCTGTTCAAGGCACCCGGGCAGGCCGCCTATGTCTTGCGCAGTGTCGAGCGGGGCGGCAACGCACAAAGCCGTGGCCGGCTCGACTTCCTCGATGCTGGTCTCGGCATCCTGCGCAGCGTCGACGATCACGATTTCGCCAGCAAATTCGACCCGCGCCGGCGGCCCTGGTACCAGGACGCCATGTCCAGCGGCGGCCTGGTCAGGACCGAACCCTACCTGTTCTTTTCCGACAACGATTCCGGGGCCACGGTGGCCATTCCCACCCCCCGCCGCGATGCCGTGGTGGGCGGCGACTTCCGCCTGGACTCGCTGGGCAGCATGCTGGCGCGCAAGACGACCATGCCGCGCTCGTTGCTGGCCTTGCTCGATAGCAGCGGACGCATCGTCGCGATCGATCGCAAATTTCCGGATTCCGCCTCCGCCCCCGACACCATCCGCACGGAATTGCTCGTCATGCCAGGCGATTTCGGCATTCCCATCCTGACCCGGCTCGCGGCACGCATCGGCGCGCGCGGCGCCCCTTCCGGCCGGCAGGAACTGATGCACGCCGGCGACGAGGCCTGGTACACCACCATCGACCTGTTGACGCCCACGGGCGGCAAGCCGCTGTACCTGCTCGCGGCCATTCCGCAGGAGGAACTGCTCAAGACAGCAAGGCAGCGCGCCTGGCTGGGCATGGGCGCCACGGTCGCGGTCGTGCTGCTGTCGCTGCCGCTGATCTGGCTGGTGGCCCGCTATCTTTCCCGGCCGCTGCATGACCTGGCCGGCAGCGTCGAAGCCCTGCGCCGGTTCGACTTCCGCCAGCCGATCGCGGTGCGGTCGCGCATCAGCGAGGTGAATGCCCTTGCCGGCGCCACGGAAGACATGCGGCAGACCGTCCAGCGCTTTGTGGTCATTGTCCAGGCCGTCTCCGCCGAAAGCCGCCTGGAGCAACTGCTGCCGGTGCTGCTGAGGAAAATGCTCGACGCCGCGGGGGGCAGCGCGGGTGCGTTGTACCTGGCGGACGGCGAGGCGCTGAGCGTGGCCGCGGCATTCGATCGCGACGGCGCCAGCGTATCGCAGGCGATGCCACCAAGCCCGATCCGGCAATCGCTGCCGCTGGTGCGTGCGGCTGCCGCCGTGCTCGCGCCGCAGACGGGCCCGCTGACGCCCGACGACATTCGCGCGGCGAAGCTGGAACTGCTGGCATCGGACGCACCATGCTACGCCGCCGCGATTCCGCTCGCGACGCGGCAGCAGGAATTGCAGGGCCTGCTCCTGGTCTTGCGCGACACGCCGATCGATCCGGCCCGGCTCGCCTTCGTCGGCACCCTGGCCAGCCTGTGCGCCGGCGCGCTGGAAGTGCGCGCGCTGACGCAAGCCCAGCGCAATCTCTTCGATGCCTTTATCCGGATGATGGCGGGCGCCATCGATGCCAAGAGCCCGCACACCGGCGGCCACTGCGAACGCGTGCCGGAACTCGCCAGGCTGCTGGCCCGCGCCGCCTGCGATGCCACCGACGGCCCCTACCGCACGTTCCAGATGACCGACGCGCAGTGGGAAGCCCTGCACGTTGCCGCGTGGCTGCACGACTGCGGCAAGGTCACGACCCCCGAATACATCATCGACAAGGCCACCAAGCTGGAAACGCTGTGCGACCGCATCCATGAGGTACGGATGCGCTTCGAGGTGCTCAAGCGCGATGCCGAGATCGCCTGCCTGCGCGCCATCGCCGCCGGCGAGGATGCAAGCGCGGCGCGGCAGCGATGCGATGCCGAACTCATGGCGCTGGACGACGACTTTGCCTTTGTCGCCGCCTGCAACCAGGGCGGCGAGTTCATGGATGCACCGCAGCAGGAACGGCTGATGCGCATTGCGGAGCGCACCTGGTTGCGCACGCTGGATGACCGCCTCGGCATCTCGCAGGAGGAACTGGCGCGCAAGGCACACCGCCCCGCGGCACCGCTACCGGCCGTGGAACCGCTGCTGGCCGACAAGCCCGAACATGCGATCGCGCGCGGCACGCGCGACATCTTCCCGGCCGACAATCCATGGGGCTTCCGGCTGAATACGCCCACGCACCTCTACGACCGCGGCGAACTGCACAACCTGCTGGTCAGCCGCGGCACGCTGTCGGAGGAGGAGCGCTTCAAGATCGAGGAGCATATCGTGCAGACGCAGGTCATGCTGTCGCGCCTGCCATTCCCCCGCCACCTGCGCCAGGTACCGGAAATCGCCGGCAGCCATCACGAGAAGATGGACGGCACGGGCTACCCGCGCAAGCTGCATGGCAGCGCGATGAGCCCATTGGCCCGGATGATGGCAATTGCCGATATCTTCGAGGCGCTGACCGCCGCCGATCGCCCGTACAAGAAGGCCAAGAGCCTGTCGGAATCGGTGCGCATCATGGCCACGGCGGCGGCGCAGCAACATATCGACCCACAGCTGTTCGAGTTGTTCCTGACCTCGGGCGTCTACCTGCGCTACGCCGAGCGCTTCATGCGGCCTGACCAGATCGATGCCGTCGACATCGCGCAGTACGTGGGCGACGGCGCGCGGCACGGCAAGGCGGTGGCGTGA
- the puuE gene encoding allantoinase PuuE produces MTTENYPRDLIGYGAKPPHARWPGGARIAVQFVLNYEEGGENCVLHGDAASEQFLSEIVGAAAYPDRHMSMEGIYEYGSRAGAWRILREFEKRGLPLTIFGVSMALQRHPDLTRAFVELGHEIACHGWRWIHYQNMDEATEREHMRIGMQIIKELTGELPLGWYTGRDSPNTRRLVVEHGGLLYDSDYYGDDLPFWTEVEVTGGEKKPHLVVPYTLDSNDMRFATPQGFNTGEQFFQYLKDAFDVLYEEGDPGGQDSPKMLSIGMHCRLLGRPGRFRALQRFLDYVQGHDKVWICRRVDIARHWAETHPYTPAR; encoded by the coding sequence ATGACAACAGAGAACTATCCACGCGATCTCATCGGTTACGGCGCCAAGCCGCCGCACGCCCGCTGGCCGGGCGGCGCGCGCATCGCCGTGCAGTTCGTCCTCAACTATGAAGAAGGCGGGGAGAACTGCGTGCTGCACGGCGACGCCGCCTCCGAGCAGTTCCTCTCCGAGATCGTCGGCGCGGCGGCCTACCCCGACCGCCACATGAGCATGGAGGGCATCTATGAATACGGCTCGCGCGCGGGTGCCTGGCGCATCCTGCGCGAGTTCGAAAAGCGCGGCCTGCCGCTGACCATCTTCGGCGTGTCGATGGCGCTGCAGCGCCATCCGGATCTGACGCGCGCCTTCGTCGAACTGGGCCACGAGATCGCCTGCCACGGCTGGCGCTGGATCCACTACCAGAACATGGACGAAGCCACCGAGCGCGAGCACATGCGCATCGGCATGCAGATCATCAAGGAGCTGACCGGCGAGCTGCCGCTGGGCTGGTACACCGGCCGCGACAGCCCCAACACGCGCCGCCTCGTCGTCGAGCACGGCGGCTTGCTGTACGACTCGGACTACTACGGCGACGACCTGCCCTTCTGGACTGAAGTCGAAGTCACCGGCGGCGAAAAGAAGCCGCACCTGGTGGTGCCGTACACGCTGGACTCGAACGACATGCGCTTTGCCACGCCGCAAGGCTTCAACACCGGCGAGCAATTCTTCCAGTATTTGAAGGATGCGTTCGACGTGCTGTATGAAGAAGGCGACCCCGGCGGACAGGACAGCCCCAAGATGCTGTCGATCGGCATGCACTGCCGGCTGCTCGGCCGTCCCGGCCGCTTCCGCGCGCTGCAGCGCTTTCTCGACTACGTGCAGGGCCATGACAAGGTGTGGATCTGCCGCCGTGTCGACATCGCCCGCCACTGGGCCGAGACCCATCCCTACACGCCCGCCAGGTAA